One window of Leopardus geoffroyi isolate Oge1 chromosome B3, O.geoffroyi_Oge1_pat1.0, whole genome shotgun sequence genomic DNA carries:
- the CPNE6 gene encoding copine-6, translated as MSDPEMGWVPEPPAMTLGASRVELRVSCHGLLDRDTLTKPHPCVLLKLYSDEQWVEVEHTEVLRSCSSPVFSRVLALEYFFEEKQPLQFHVFDAEDGATSPRNDTFLGSTECTLGQIVSQTKVTKPLLLKNGKTAGKSTITIVAEEVSGTNDYVQLTFRAHKLDNKDLFSKSDPFMEIYKTNGDQSDQLVWRTEVVKNNLNPSWEPFRLSLHSLCSCDVHRPLKFLVYDYDSSGKHDFIGEFTSTFQEMQEGTANPGQEMQWDCINPKYRDKKKNYKSSGTVVLAQCTVEKVHTFLDYIMGGCQISFTVAIDFTASNGDPRSSQSLHCLSPRQPNHYLQALRAVGGICQDYDSDKRFPAFGFGARIPPNFEVSHDFAINFDPENPECEEISGVIASYRRCLPQIQLYGPTNVAPIINRVAEPAQREQSTGQATKYSVLLVLTDGVVSDMAETRTAIVRASRLPMSIIIVGVGNADFSDMRLLDGDDGTLRCPRGVPAARDIVQFVPFRDFKDAAPSALAKCVLAEVPRQVVEYYASQGISPGAPRPCTPATTPSPSP; from the exons ATGTCGGACCCTGAGATGGGATGGGTGCCTGAGCCCCCAGCCATGACGCTGGGGGCCTCGCGGGTGGAGCTGCGGGTGTCCTGCCATGGCCTCTTGGACCGAGACACActcaccaagccccacccctgcGTGCTGCTCAAGCTCTACTCTGATGAGCAGTGGGTGGAG GTGGAGCACACAGAGGTGCTACGCTCCTGCTCCAGCCCTGTCTTCTCTCGGGTGCTGGCCCTCGAGTACTTTTTTGAGGAGAAGCAGCCCCTGCAGTTCCACGTCTTTGACGCTGAGGATGGAGCCACTAGCCCCCGCAATGACACCTTCCTCGGCTCTACAGAATGCACCTTGGGCCAG ATTGTGTCACAAACCAAGGTCACTAAGCCATTGCTGCTGAAGAATGGGAAGACTGCGGGCAAGTCCACCATCACG ATTGTGGCTGAGGAGGTATCTGGCACCAATGACTATGTGCAACTCACCTTCAGAGCCCACAAGCTGGACAACAAG GATCTGTTCAGCAAATCTGACCCTTTCATGGAGATCTATAAGACCAATGGGGACCAGAGTGACCAGCTCGTCTGGAGGACGGAG GTGGTGAAGAACAACCTGAATCCCAGCTGGGAGCCATTCCGCCTGTCCCTGCACTCCCTATGCAGCTGTGATGTCCACCGGCCTCTCAAG TTCCTGGTGTATGACTATGACTCGAGCGGGAAGCATGACTTCATCGGCGAGTTCACCAGCACATTCCAGGAGATGCAGGAAGGAACGGCAAACCCTGGGCAGGAG ATGCAGTGGGACTGTATCAACCCCAAGTACCGAGACAAGAAGAAGAACTACAAGAGCTCGGGGACCGTGGTACTGGCCCAGTGCACG GTGGAGAAGGTGCACACCTTCCTGGATTATATCATGGGCGGCTGCCAGATCAGCTTCACG GTGGCCATCGACTTCACGGCCTCCAACGGGGACCCAAGGAGCAGTCAGTCCCTACACTGCCTCAGCCCCCGCCAGCCCAACCACTACCTGCAAGCCCTGCGTGCAGTGGGAGGCATCTGCCAAGACTACGACAG TGATAAACGGTTTCCAGCATTTGGCTTTGGGGCTCGAATCCCCCCCAACTTCGAG GTGTCCCATGACTTTGCTATCAACTTTGACCCGGAAAACCCTGAATGTGAAG AGATCTCGGGGGTCATCGCCTCCTACCGACGGTGCCTACCCCAGATCCAGCTCTATGGCCCCACCAACGTGGCCCCCATCATCAACCGCGTGGCGGAGCCAGCTCAGCGAGAGCAGAGCACCGGCCAAGCCACG AAGTACTCGGTGCTGCTGGTGCTCACCGACGGCGTGGTGAGTGACATGGCCGAGACACGCACAGCTATCGTGCGCGCCTCCCGCCTGCCCATGTCCATCATCATCGTGGGTGTGGGCAATGCGGACTTCTCAGACATGCGGCTGCTGGATGGCGACGACGGTACCTTGCGCTGCCCCCGAGGGGTGCCCGCGGCCCGCGACATCGTCCAGTTCGTGCCCTTCCGGGACTTCAAGGAT GCCGCACCCTCTGCGCTTGCTAAGTGTGTCCTGGCTGAGGTGCCCAGGCAGGTGGTGGAGTACTACGCCAGCCAGGGCATCAGCCCAGGGGCTCCCAGGCCTTGCACACCGGCCACGACCCCCAGCCCTAGCCCGTGA
- the NRL gene encoding neural retina-specific leucine zipper protein, producing MALPPSPLAMEYVNDFDLMKFEVKREPSEGRSGPPTASLGSTPYSSVPPSPTFSDPGMVGATEVPRPGLEELYWLATLQQQLGAGEALGLSPEEAVELLQGQGPVPVEGPHSYYPGSPEETGAQHAQLAERFSDAALVSMSVRELNRQLRGCGRDEALRLKQRRRTLKNRGYAQACRSKRLQQRRGLEAERARLAAQLDALRAEVARLARERDLYKARCDRLTSSGPGAGDHAHFFL from the exons ATGGCACTGCCTCCCAGCCCCCTGGCTATGGAATACGTCAATGACTTTGACTTGATGAAATTTGAGGTAAAGCGGGAACCCTCTGAGGGGCGATCTGGCCCCCCAACAGCCTCACTGGGCTCCACACCCTACAGCTCAGTGCCTCCTTCACCCACCTTCAGTGATCCAGGCATGGTGGGGGCCACTGAGGTCCCCCGGCCAGGCCTGGAGGAGCTGTACTGGCTGGCCACCTTGCAGCagcagctgggggctggggaggcactGGGCCTGAGTCCTGAAGAGGCTGTTGAGCTGCTGCAGGGTCAGGGGCCAGTCCCTGTTGAGGGGCCCCACAGCTACTACCCAGGAAGCCCGGAGGAGACAGGAGCCCAGCATGCCCAG ctGGCGGAGCGGTTTTCGGACGCGGCGCTGGTGTCGATGTCTGTGCGGGAGCTAAACCGGCAGCTGCGGGGCTGCGGGCGCGACGAGGCGCTGCGGCTGAAGCAGAGGCGCCGCACGCTGAAAAACCGCGGTTACGCGCAGGCCTGCCGCTCCAAGCGGCTGCAGCAGCGGCGGGGGCTAGAGGCTGAGCGCGCCCGCCTGGCCGCCCAGCTGGACGCGCTGCGGGCCGAGGTGGCCCGCCTGGCCAGGGAGCGCGACCTCTACAAGGCTCGCTGTGACCGGCTGACCTCGAGCGGCCCCGGGGCCGGGGACCACGCCCACTTCTTCCTCTGA